Part of the Opitutales bacterium genome is shown below.
GGATGCGCAACTCAGTCAATCCAGAAGCGCGGTGAAAATCGAGCGTGGCTGGCTCGGCTCCGTTGCCCAATCTGAGGTGCTGGTTAGAGTCAGTGTATTCGTCGCTTCCGCCACAGCCCATCAGCCCTAGCGCTAAAAAAGAAAGCAAAATCCATCGCATAGGGCAATGAATGGGGAGGGCATCCATCTATTCAATCCGGATTATGCGATAGAAGCTTGCCAGCCTGTGTGAGGTGTCGGTGCGAACGGGAAATTGAGGTAAGGAACTTTGCTGCGGAAGGCTCAGGCTCTTCGATCAGAAGCGTAATCGGGCTACCGACATCTTTCTTGGGAGGTGTGCTCACGGTGGGTGTGACCAGAAGTGCGGGGCATATTGGTGTTTAGTCGGGTGATCGCGAGAGCGATTGCCACAGGCCTCTCTAATGATTCCCGGCGTTCTTATTAGAGGTCGAGGTTGTGTATCTTTAACAGGCGTTGCACGCGTTCCTGGTGCTCCTCTGGGAGCCTCTCAAAAGTTTTAAGGGTGAGGGGACCGTCGAAGACTGTATTCCCATCACGTGATTTAACCCGAAGATCTAAATTTTCACCCGAGATTGTGATCTCTAGTTGACCATCGCGGTCGTTATAGCGGATCTCCCGTTGATCACTATCGACGCGTGACCGGCGGATAACCTCGACTGAGTCTCTTGCCTCTTCTTCCTCGGTTCGCGCATTACGCAGGATGCGCTGGTAGCGTTCAGCCCATACGCCGCTGTTTTCTTGGATGGACTCTTGGATAGAGTTTACAATCTCCCGCATCTCATTTTCGGAGGGCATTTCTCTACGTAATTCCTCAATCAATCTTTGGGTTTCCTCACCGGCACTTTGGACTAGCTGCTGTAACTCTTTATTATTCTCCAATTCTTCACGCAGGCTTTCGAAATCAATGTCGAAATCCACATTGAACCATTCGCGACGGGGTTGATTCGCTGGACGTTCGGAAAGGGTCACGGTAACCTCTAAAGGTTGACCACGCCTTAAGACTTTTAGAGTGGGCCGCTCGCCAATCGATGAATTGGCGAGCAGGGCGTAGAGTTGATCGTCGTTGAAGAGGATCTGCTCATTGAAGCCGTAGATAATATCATAGACCGTGATCTTGGCTATATCAGCGGGGCTGCCGGGCGACACACGTTCTACAATCAATCCCGCATTTCCAGGAAGACTTACTTGAGCTCTAACGGATTCTGGTACGGACTTCACATAAACGCCAATCCATGGAACCGAGGCCGTGGGTCCCTCTTGAGCAAAGCTAAAATATGGAATACTCGCTGTGCATAACAAAACTGTGAGGCGAAAAAAAGACATGGCGGGGAGGGTCTAAAGTGCTGAAATAGGAATGAGTATCGTCTCCTCACGCGGAAACGTAACTTCCGTTGTTGATTGGGTTTCCGGATTACTCCAAACCACCGTATCTAAGTGAACGGTCCTCAATTGACGCATGCTGCGATTGTCAGCAAGAGTCACGATGCCGTCATCGACGATGTCGATAAATTCACTCCTACTATCAAGACTTGTTGAAAGGCCATCTGGCTTACTTTTTGGGATTTTCTCGGGTTCTGAACGAAGAGCAGAATTCGATGAGAGCGCATTCATCGCCAACTGAGTAGTAGTTTCGTGAATGGGCTGATTTATCTGTTCGACTATTTGGAGAGGACTCCAGGATATGAAGAACATACCGAAGACAACTGCGGCCGCGATACTGCCTAAGCCAATAAGGCGCATCCACAATGGGCTAAGAAATTCCTTCGAGGTGCGCGCCGGAGCGTCGTTGATCGCATGGCTCAGGGTTTCTAGTTGATGATCAGCCAGGGAACGCGGTCTAAACTCCTTGAGCTCAGACTCAAAATCGCCGAGGTCTTGTTCCAAAGCAGCAATCTGTTTTTCAAGCAGCCGCTTTTCTCTATTTAGTTCGTCAGATGATTTGGGTGGCTTCATGACGTAGAATCAGATTTAAGAAGGCGTCTCAACCGTTCGAGACCATAGCGGTAGCGCGATGCCGCTGTGTTGGGAGAAATATTTAAAACACCAGCTATGGAATCGAAAGTCTGCTCGCCCCAGATCTTCAACATAACAACTTCTTGTTGTTTGGAGGGCAAGGCGCGTACGGCTTCTTCGACTGTTTTGGTTTGTTCGTCCTGCTCCAGCGTTCGCTCAAACCAAGCCGATGGCTCGAAGCCTGGAAAGTCAGGGCTATCTAGGATGTTCAGCTCGCGCTTGCCACGTCGACTATGCTTCCTGCCGTAGTCCACTGCTAGGCGACGAATGTAGGTGAAAACCAGGCCAATTTCGAGAGCATCGCTAGAGCCACTAGC
Proteins encoded:
- a CDS encoding PDZ domain-containing protein, giving the protein MSFFRLTVLLCTASIPYFSFAQEGPTASVPWIGVYVKSVPESVRAQVSLPGNAGLIVERVSPGSPADIAKITVYDIIYGFNEQILFNDDQLYALLANSSIGERPTLKVLRRGQPLEVTVTLSERPANQPRREWFNVDFDIDFESLREELENNKELQQLVQSAGEETQRLIEELRREMPSENEMREIVNSIQESIQENSGVWAERYQRILRNARTEEEEARDSVEVIRRSRVDSDQREIRYNDRDGQLEITISGENLDLRVKSRDGNTVFDGPLTLKTFERLPEEHQERVQRLLKIHNLDL
- a CDS encoding sigma-70 family RNA polymerase sigma factor; its protein translation is MAPLPAPPQWKQVLEEHGGRFQIFSRQQTRNESDAQDVLQEALVKAWRASGSSDALEIGLVFTYIRRLAVDYGRKHSRRGKRELNILDSPDFPGFEPSAWFERTLEQDEQTKTVEEAVRALPSKQQEVVMLKIWGEQTFDSIAGVLNISPNTAASRYRYGLERLRRLLKSDSTS